From Canis lupus familiaris isolate Mischka breed German Shepherd chromosome 16, alternate assembly UU_Cfam_GSD_1.0, whole genome shotgun sequence, one genomic window encodes:
- the LOC119874615 gene encoding LOW QUALITY PROTEIN: synaptotagmin-17-like isoform X3 (The sequence of the model RefSeq protein was modified relative to this genomic sequence to represent the inferred CDS: inserted 1 base in 1 codon) — RRGTEARDPPRPCPRTAGAGTGQGPWNPCVQIRLLPDQSNSKQTGAKRKTQKPXEEPYTFEIPLLQAQRRTLLPTVVDFEKFSRHRVIGKVSVPLCEVDLMKGGHWWKALVPGSQNEVELGELLLSLNYLPSAGTLNVDVIRAKQLLQIDVTQGSDPFVTIQLVHGLKLVKTKKTSFLRGTLDPFYNESFSFKVPQEELENASLVCTVFGHNMPSSNDFIGRTVIGQYSSGPSESNHWQRVLNTHRTAVEQWHSPRSPAECDRVSPASLEVTRGLQGKQLSFVGGKKKKRKKI; from the exons CGCCGGGGGACGGAGGCCAGGGACCCGCCCCGCCCGTGCCCCAGGACGGCTGGCGCCGGGACGGGACAGGGCCCATGGAACCCCTGTGTCCAGATCCGTCTCCTGCCAGACCAGAGCAACTCTAAGCAGACGGGGGCCAAACGCAAGACCCAGAAGC GTGAGGAGCCTTACACCTTCGAGATCCCCCTCCTCCAAGCTCAGAGGAGGACCCTGCTGCCAACCGTGGTGGATTTTGAGAAGTTTTCCCGCCATCGTGTCATTGGGAAGGTGTCGGTGCCTCTGTGCGAGGTTGACCTGATGAAAGGCGGGCATTGGTGGAAGGCGCTGGTCCCCGGCTCTCAGAATGAAGTGGAGCTGGGGGAGCTGCTTCTGTCACTGAATTATCTCCCCAGTGCTGGGACACTGAATGTGGATGTCATTCGAGCCAAGCAGCTTCTTCAAATCGATGTGACCCAAGGTTCAGACCCCTTTGTGACAATCCAGCTGGTACATGGACTCAAGCTTGTGAAAACAAAGAAGACATCCTTCTTAAGAGGAACACTCGATCCCTTTTACAATGAATCCTTCAGCTTCAAAGTTCCCCAAGAAGAACTTGAAAATGCCAGCTTAGTGTGTACAGTGTTTGGCCACAACATGCCAAGCAGCAATGACTTCATCGGAAGAACTGTCATCGGCCAGTACTCCTCGGGCCCCTCTGAATCCAACCACTGGCAGCGGGTGCTCAACACTCACCGCACCGCCGTGGAGCAGTGGCACAGCCCGAGGTCCCCGGCTGAGTGTGACCGCGTGTCTCCCGCCTCGCTGGAGGTGACCCGAGGGCTGCAGGGAAAGCAGCTTTCATttgttggagggaaaaaaaaaaaaaggaagaaaatttaa